Proteins from one Thermomicrobiales bacterium genomic window:
- a CDS encoding amino acid ABC transporter ATP-binding protein, which translates to MSIDLTPDPNAMVSIRNLHKSYGELQVLRGVDLDIAPGEVVTVIGPSGSGKTTMLRCVNFLETYQDGRIYVDGKLVGYREQNGQLKPAPEKEIARLRAETAMVFQQFNLFPHMTALRNVTFGPMKVRGVKKSDAEENARRLLARVGLADKADSYPSQLSGGQQQRVAIARALAMEPKVILFDEVTSALDPELVGEVLAVMTDLAESHGVTMIVVTHEMGFARDVADRIVFMDGGVVVEQGEPRKV; encoded by the coding sequence ATGAGTATCGATCTCACTCCCGATCCGAACGCCATGGTCTCCATCCGGAACTTGCACAAGAGCTACGGCGAACTGCAAGTGCTCCGTGGGGTCGATCTCGATATCGCTCCGGGTGAAGTGGTCACGGTCATCGGACCAAGTGGTTCGGGCAAGACCACCATGCTCCGTTGCGTGAACTTCCTGGAGACGTATCAGGACGGACGTATCTACGTCGACGGCAAGTTGGTCGGGTATCGAGAGCAAAATGGCCAGCTCAAGCCGGCGCCCGAGAAGGAGATCGCCAGGCTGCGAGCTGAGACCGCGATGGTCTTCCAGCAGTTCAATCTCTTTCCGCACATGACCGCGCTGCGCAATGTCACATTCGGGCCGATGAAAGTGCGCGGAGTGAAAAAGAGCGATGCGGAAGAAAACGCCAGGCGGCTGTTGGCGCGGGTCGGCCTGGCCGACAAGGCCGACTCGTATCCGTCGCAACTTTCCGGTGGACAGCAGCAACGGGTAGCCATCGCCCGCGCTCTGGCAATGGAGCCGAAAGTCATTCTGTTCGACGAAGTCACCTCCGCGCTCGACCCGGAGCTGGTTGGGGAAGTGCTGGCGGTCATGACCGACCTGGCCGAATCGCACGGTGTGACGATGATCGTGGTGACACACGAAATGGGCTTTGCGCGCGATGTGGCCGACCGCATCGTCTTCATGGACGGCGGCGTGGTGGTGGAGCAAGGCGAACCGCGCAAGGTG
- a CDS encoding NUDIX domain-containing protein — protein MRCHRCGGLTEERLTDGRTRPVCRACGLVISTIPKLAVAVVLERDGKVLLGKRGRARAPPGSGLPGWVCRTGERSEDAAVREVREETGYSIELGPLIS, from the coding sequence ATGCGCTGCCATCGATGCGGCGGATTGACCGAGGAGCGATTGACCGACGGGCGGACACGCCCAGTCTGCCGTGCCTGCGGGCTTGTGATCTCTACGATCCCGAAGCTGGCAGTTGCGGTCGTTCTGGAACGGGATGGCAAGGTGTTGCTGGGGAAGCGCGGTCGGGCGCGCGCGCCGCCAGGAAGTGGGCTTCCCGGCTGGGTTTGTCGAACGGGAGAGCGGTCCGAGGATGCCGCTGTCCGCGAAGTGCGCGAGGAGACCGGGTACTCGATCGAGCTTGGACCGCTAATCTCCTGA
- a CDS encoding flavin reductase family protein, translated as MRRTRWTTHGDRCGLRGAFIDGMSRVATSVTIVTTSGRALADSDDSERDVVVAADRLRCWCASINNPMDAAIRANGVFGVNALRADQRWVAETSLPGAAPSPWNPI; from the coding sequence ATGCGACGCACTCGGTGGACAACACACGGTGACCGATGCGGTCTGCGCGGCGCCTTCATCGACGGTATGAGCCGGGTGGCAACCAGTGTCACCATCGTCACCACCAGTGGCAGAGCGCTGGCGGATTCGGATGACAGTGAGCGCGATGTCGTCGTGGCCGCCGACCGCCTACGCTGCTGGTGTGCGTCAATCAACAACCCGATGGATGCCGCCATCCGCGCGAATGGCGTCTTTGGCGTCAACGCCCTGCGGGCTGATCAGCGTTGGGTGGCGGAAACTTCTTTGCCCGGAGCGGCACCCTCGCCGTGGAACCCAATATGA
- a CDS encoding transporter substrate-binding domain-containing protein, whose amino-acid sequence MPENRIPGMTSRRNLISRGALIGGAAAAVSLPSLHAMAQDATSDSLLGKILDRGKIVVGTGSTNPPWHFEDEDGQLVGFDISLALLLAGGIFGLDQEQIMGGEEPRKYVEFVVHEADARIPDLLSDKVDINFQFMTVTAARALQVAFTVPYYREGVTLLLPADSEYNSLADMQGQGLTIAILANVTAEDMIHRGVPDATVEQFDSVAASVEALDSGRVDATGIDMSTGRWMVAQDPEVYKTIPEGWDAQSYAASVKPGDQVFLNFVNTALQQAMVGLDFPIYRAAFNTYFGVELPNPPIGFPVEYQ is encoded by the coding sequence ATGCCAGAAAACCGGATCCCAGGAATGACGAGCCGCCGGAACCTGATCTCCCGGGGCGCGCTGATCGGTGGAGCGGCCGCGGCCGTTTCGCTGCCGAGTTTGCACGCCATGGCGCAGGACGCAACCTCGGACAGCCTGCTCGGGAAGATCCTCGATCGGGGCAAGATCGTTGTCGGTACCGGCAGCACCAACCCGCCATGGCACTTCGAAGATGAAGATGGCCAGCTGGTGGGATTCGATATCTCGCTCGCGCTTTTGCTGGCGGGCGGCATTTTTGGACTCGACCAGGAACAGATCATGGGCGGCGAGGAACCGCGCAAATACGTCGAGTTCGTTGTGCACGAAGCCGATGCCCGAATTCCCGACTTGTTGTCGGACAAGGTCGACATCAACTTCCAGTTCATGACTGTCACGGCGGCCCGAGCGCTGCAGGTGGCTTTCACGGTCCCCTACTATCGCGAAGGCGTGACCCTGTTGCTGCCAGCAGACTCCGAGTACAACTCGCTGGCCGACATGCAGGGGCAGGGACTGACGATCGCGATCCTGGCAAACGTCACCGCCGAAGACATGATCCACCGCGGCGTTCCGGACGCCACCGTCGAGCAGTTCGATTCGGTGGCCGCGTCGGTCGAAGCACTCGACTCCGGCCGCGTCGACGCCACTGGAATCGACATGTCGACTGGCCGCTGGATGGTGGCGCAAGACCCCGAGGTGTACAAGACCATTCCAGAAGGCTGGGACGCGCAGTCGTACGCCGCTTCTGTCAAGCCAGGCGATCAGGTCTTCCTGAACTTCGTCAACACAGCGCTGCAGCAAGCCATGGTCGGACTCGACTTCCCGATCTATCGGGCGGCGTTCAACACCTACTTTGGGGTCGAGCTTCCAAACCCGCCGATTGGTTTCCCGGTCGAGTACCAGTAG
- a CDS encoding SRPBCC domain-containing protein, with protein MQLSGEYAFDAPRQVVWDFLMDPAVLEACLPGAGG; from the coding sequence ATGCAACTCTCTGGGGAATATGCCTTCGATGCCCCGCGTCAAGTCGTTTGGGATTTTCTGATGGATCCGGCCGTGCTGGAGGCCTGTCTGCCCGGCGCCGGGGGATGA
- a CDS encoding YggT family protein: MPDNILTLISYLFNALTLIVIARKRCSWSVRMRSPVGRILVDITEPFLGPIRRALPSMGGIVSRRSS, from the coding sequence ATGCCGGATAACATCCTGACGCTCATCAGCTATCTGTTCAACGCGCTTACGCTGATTGTCATCGCGCGGAAACGCTGCTCCTGGTCGGTCAGGATGCGATCTCCCGTCGGGCGAATTCTGGTCGATATCACCGAGCCCTTTCTGGGGCCGATTCGCCGGGCGTTGCCCTCGATGGGTGGCATCGTTTCTCGCCGATCATCCTGA
- a CDS encoding DUF917 family protein yields MARTIDRDDLERLAPGAGILGTGGGNPYLGKLQARSLLEQGKTIEVISASDVPDDALGDDGWLDRSASRPQ; encoded by the coding sequence GTGGCGCGCACCATCGACCGTGACGATCTCGAACGCCTCGCACCAGGCGCCGGCATTCTTGGCACTGGCGGCGGCAATCCCTATCTCGGCAAGCTGCAAGCACGAAGTCTCCTCGAGCAAGGCAAGACGATCGAGGTTATCTCCGCTTCCGACGTGCCGGATGACGCACTCGGTGACGACGGTTGGCTCGATCGGAGCGCCAGTAGGCCGCAATGA
- a CDS encoding amino acid ABC transporter permease — protein MSQVWDNRDLIWIGLKLTLQLSAVAIIASSIIGLFVGVGLVYGNRVVRTLLRLYVDIIRGLPILVVLFLIYYILPVIDIDILGWHVPTNVGRFQAAAIGLSAFGAAQVGEVVRGALASVPRGQSDAAKSLGLTFWPRLFHVALPQSIPVIIPPWTNTAAELVKGTSLASLLSMSELLFATRKIVERTGDVLPFYIAAAAIYFVICFSISRVGVLVAQRYRFGVAR, from the coding sequence ATGAGCCAAGTCTGGGACAACCGCGATCTGATCTGGATCGGCCTCAAGCTGACGTTGCAACTCTCAGCGGTGGCAATCATCGCCAGTTCGATCATCGGGCTCTTCGTCGGGGTTGGGCTGGTCTATGGCAATCGGGTGGTTCGCACCCTGTTGCGGCTCTACGTCGATATCATCCGCGGTTTGCCAATTCTGGTCGTGCTCTTCTTGATCTACTACATCCTCCCCGTCATCGATATCGATATCCTTGGCTGGCATGTGCCGACCAATGTCGGTCGATTTCAGGCTGCGGCCATTGGGTTGAGCGCGTTTGGGGCCGCCCAGGTGGGGGAAGTGGTGCGGGGAGCATTGGCATCGGTGCCACGCGGACAGTCCGATGCAGCGAAATCGCTCGGACTGACATTCTGGCCGCGGTTGTTCCATGTCGCGTTGCCACAGTCGATCCCGGTCATCATTCCCCCCTGGACCAATACCGCCGCTGAATTGGTCAAAGGCACTTCGTTGGCCTCGCTGCTGAGCATGAGCGAGCTGCTGTTCGCCACGCGCAAGATCGTCGAGCGGACCGGAGATGTGCTTCCCTTCTACATCGCCGCCGCTGCAATCTATTTCGTGATTTGCTTTTCGATTTCCCGCGTGGGCGTGTTGGTTGCCCAGCGCTATCGCTTTGGGGTCGCTCGATGA
- a CDS encoding Rid family hydrolase: MPTHRRPAPSTPETPIPEARQRPVPGSCRWQYGVSPWSGWDRIWKHAKWLVSGTRRRKTEQAMRNIAMLLEEAGAELGDIVKIVIYLTDARYRDAVYPAARSLS, from the coding sequence ATGCCCACTCATCGACGACCGGCTCCTTCAACACCAGAGACACCTATCCCAGAAGCTCGACAACGACCTGTGCCAGGCAGTTGTCGCTGGCAATACGGTGTATCTCCGTGGTCAGGGTGGGACAGGATCTGGAAACACGCGAAATGGCTGGTATCGGGGACCCGGCGGCGCAAAACCGAACAGGCGATGCGTAACATCGCCATGCTGCTCGAGGAAGCCGGCGCCGAGTTGGGAGACATCGTCAAGATCGTCATCTATCTGACCGATGCGCGTTATCGGGATGCGGTCTATCCCGCCGCCCGGTCGTTAAGCTGA
- a CDS encoding 4-hydroxyphenylacetate 3-hydroxylase C-terminal domain-containing protein: MADLLISAALSAFARRDSTSSKRCKRNWQHWPGYREGINAHLTAAIEQAEESPGGLLMPDQSLLYTGRIGDIATQR; the protein is encoded by the coding sequence ATGGCCGATCTGCTGATCAGCGCCGCGCTTTCAGCATTCGCCAGACGGGACTCGACAAGCAGCAAGCGGTGCAAGAGAAACTGGCAGCATTGGCCAGGCTATCGGGAAGGGATCAACGCTCACCTGACCGCCGCCATCGAACAGGCGGAGGAGAGTCCGGGCGGCCTTCTGATGCCAGATCAATCGCTCCTTTACACCGGACGTATTGGCGACATCGCAACTCAGCGATGA
- a CDS encoding amino acid ABC transporter permease: MYKLRWEYITDNKWLFIDGLVLGLKMAILGLLIGTLLGLLFAFARQYGPRPVRWLVTAYVELIRNIPLLLIVSLLYFGLPQVFPRRSTGQEWVLKILPDAERTFIVALAIYAAAYLTEIFSAGIISVGKRYLEAGTSLGLSRWQTATSITLPIMFRTVLPSLGNTFIGLFKDTSIAVAIAAPELTWAARKVSTDYFRYIEAWATAGLMYLATCYAIALALRFLERRIKWSVA; encoded by the coding sequence ATGTACAAGCTCCGCTGGGAATACATCACCGATAACAAGTGGCTCTTCATCGACGGGCTGGTGCTCGGTCTGAAGATGGCGATTCTCGGTCTCTTGATCGGGACGCTGCTCGGACTGCTCTTCGCGTTCGCACGGCAATATGGCCCTCGCCCGGTGCGATGGTTGGTGACCGCCTATGTCGAGTTGATTCGCAACATTCCATTGCTTCTCATCGTGTCGCTGCTTTATTTCGGTCTTCCCCAGGTCTTTCCACGGCGCAGCACCGGACAGGAATGGGTGCTGAAGATTCTCCCGGACGCCGAACGAACGTTCATCGTGGCACTGGCGATCTATGCTGCCGCGTACCTGACCGAGATTTTCTCCGCCGGCATCATTTCGGTCGGCAAACGCTATCTCGAAGCCGGCACTTCGCTCGGTCTCAGCCGCTGGCAAACGGCAACGTCCATCACCCTGCCAATCATGTTCCGCACGGTGCTGCCCTCACTGGGCAATACCTTCATCGGGCTTTTCAAAGACACGTCGATTGCGGTCGCCATTGCGGCCCCTGAGTTGACCTGGGCGGCGCGCAAGGTGAGCACCGACTACTTCCGCTACATCGAAGCCTGGGCCACCGCAGGACTCATGTATCTGGCAACCTGTTACGCCATTGCCCTGGCGTTGCGCTTCCTCGAACGGCGTATCAAGTGGAGCGTGGCATGA
- a CDS encoding 4-hydroxyphenylacetate 3-hydroxylase N-terminal domain-containing protein yields the protein MSKGIVTRVGDETVGEVVALYDGQDVLNEVDPQFAENIRNHVASRSAPIRSMSRRIPIPRGDRSKRPQDQDPDMLLHVVRETENGIVVRGANTRRPPPMQTRRSSSRPSPTGEVTSSDYAVGFIAQMVEGIKHICRTGFAGREPAADYPLSNRFDEVDTLVIFDDVEIPWENVLFYRHTRAAAYIRATVHRYSAFPSRSAPCAWPIC from the coding sequence ATGTCAAAGGGGATCGTTACCCGCGTGGGCGATGAGACCGTAGGCGAAGTGGTCGCTCTATATGACGGGCAAGACGTGCTCAACGAGGTCGATCCCCAGTTCGCGGAGAACATTCGCAACCACGTCGCTTCACGGTCCGCGCCGATCCGTTCCATGTCTCGGCGAATACCGATCCCAAGGGGGGACCGCTCGAAGCGGCCGCAAGATCAGGATCCTGACATGTTGCTGCATGTCGTGCGGGAGACGGAAAACGGCATCGTGGTGCGGGGCGCGAATACGAGACGGCCGCCGCCTATGCAAACCAGGCGTTCGTCAAGCCGACCATCGCCAACTGGGGAAGTGACGAGCTCGGACTATGCGGTCGGCTTCATCGCGCAGATGGTCGAAGGGATCAAGCACATTTGCCGCACCGGGTTCGCAGGACGAGAACCGGCCGCCGACTATCCGCTTTCGAACCGCTTCGACGAGGTCGACACGCTCGTGATCTTCGACGATGTGGAGATCCCCTGGGAGAATGTGCTCTTCTACCGGCACACCCGCGCCGCCGCCTATATTCGCGCGACGGTGCATCGCTACAGCGCATTCCCTTCACGCAGCGCGCCCTGCGCATGGCCGATCTGCTGA